In the genome of Massilibacillus massiliensis, one region contains:
- a CDS encoding TonB-dependent receptor plug domain-containing protein encodes MDKKTKGLLCTLICGAISFGIANDAYAEEQEFDFDEYVVTATRVPVKKSEVAANVTVIGNEEIEKGGYSKISDVLTANNVNMGTSSYASFPILNGDDRVLVLVDGRKMTWAYYSTTGSFNGLNIDNIAIENIERIEIVRGPNSALYGSDAVGGVINIITKKAKENVTKATTEFGSWNSRRYALTTEGVDNDISYIFTYDKQTRGNFDYKNPRTGNSREFKASEIDKEHQTLRIDKQLDDDSELSLSIERMEDRGGYGLALKDVDAGTISNPDERRRVSDLNVALTYSWGKEKNNANSFRIYQNTSEETAHWPYGILWHDLKVNGAEWQQSWQLNDNYTMTGGTDIRQEKVNDFNSSKYMKADATTKAVFIENNLKLKDDMSLNFGSRYDHHDTFGGEVTSHVSLSKEVATDTNVYISWGQAVRNPRLLDLYANTPSWLGNKDLKPESSDTFTLGLDMKLDHKTTLQSSIYRSDLENAIVWKSGVVGSQGMWMNVDREKRQGMEINLQRKLSEQWKVNAGYSYSKIEKQQGGTDNYILDPLNSRPNGYSLGIQYSKDKLDAGITMLSGTGRDKRAYTSDSYFTLDMNIRYRAAKDTQVYLKGYNLTNQAYEVIGTSPEYYKVPGKYPMPGRSFVIGVEKQF; translated from the coding sequence ATGGACAAGAAGACCAAGGGCTTACTGTGTACTTTAATTTGCGGTGCAATATCGTTTGGAATAGCAAATGATGCGTATGCTGAAGAACAGGAATTTGATTTTGATGAATATGTCGTGACCGCAACTCGTGTTCCAGTAAAAAAGAGTGAAGTTGCGGCGAATGTTACAGTTATAGGAAATGAAGAGATTGAAAAAGGCGGATATAGTAAGATTTCTGACGTATTAACTGCGAATAATGTTAATATGGGAACCAGTAGTTATGCTTCTTTTCCAATTCTTAATGGAGATGATAGAGTTCTTGTACTAGTAGATGGCAGAAAAATGACTTGGGCATATTATTCTACTACAGGTAGTTTTAATGGGCTGAATATTGATAATATTGCGATTGAAAATATTGAACGTATTGAAATTGTGCGCGGACCGAATTCAGCTTTGTATGGTAGTGATGCAGTTGGTGGTGTCATCAATATTATTACGAAAAAAGCAAAAGAAAATGTTACGAAGGCAACAACAGAATTTGGATCATGGAATTCAAGGCGTTATGCTTTAACGACCGAAGGTGTTGATAATGATATAAGTTATATATTTACATATGATAAACAAACGAGAGGTAATTTTGACTATAAAAACCCACGAACAGGAAACAGTAGAGAATTTAAAGCCAGTGAAATTGATAAAGAGCATCAAACGTTGCGTATCGATAAACAGCTTGATGATGATAGTGAACTTTCTTTGTCAATCGAACGTATGGAAGATCGCGGGGGCTATGGTTTAGCACTAAAAGATGTAGATGCTGGTACAATTTCTAATCCGGATGAGCGCCGACGTGTTTCAGATTTAAATGTCGCATTGACTTATTCATGGGGAAAAGAAAAAAATAATGCGAATAGCTTTCGAATTTATCAAAATACCAGTGAAGAAACTGCACATTGGCCGTACGGCATTTTGTGGCATGATCTTAAAGTAAATGGTGCAGAATGGCAGCAAAGTTGGCAACTGAATGATAACTATACTATGACCGGTGGTACAGATATTCGGCAAGAGAAGGTTAACGATTTTAACAGTTCAAAGTATATGAAAGCTGATGCAACTACGAAAGCGGTATTCATAGAAAATAATTTAAAATTAAAAGATGATATGTCCTTAAACTTCGGTAGTCGTTATGATCATCATGACACATTTGGTGGTGAGGTTACCTCTCATGTATCTTTGAGTAAAGAAGTAGCAACGGATACAAATGTATATATATCCTGGGGACAAGCCGTCAGAAATCCAAGATTGTTGGATCTATATGCAAATACACCAAGTTGGTTAGGTAATAAAGATTTGAAACCGGAGTCTTCAGATACATTTACACTGGGATTGGATATGAAATTAGATCATAAGACTACACTGCAATCCAGTATTTACCGTAGTGATTTAGAAAATGCAATTGTATGGAAATCAGGAGTCGTCGGTAGTCAAGGAATGTGGATGAATGTGGATCGTGAAAAGAGACAGGGGATGGAGATCAATTTACAAAGAAAATTATCTGAGCAATGGAAGGTCAATGCAGGTTATTCTTATTCAAAAATTGAAAAACAACAAGGGGGAACAGATAATTATATTCTAGATCCTCTAAATAGCCGGCCAAATGGATATTCTTTAGGTATTCAATATAGCAAAGATAAATTGGATGCGGGAATAACGATGCTGTCTGGAACAGGGCGCGATAAGAGAGCATATACCTCTGATTCATATTTTACCCTAGATATGAATATCCGTTATCGGGCTGCAAAAGATACACAAGTTTATTTAAAAGGGTATAATTTGACAAATCAAGCGTATGAAGTCATTGGAACCTCGCCTGAATATTATAAAGTACCGGGTAAATATCCGATGCCTGGAAGAAGCTTTGTAATTGGTGTGGAAAAACAATTTTAA
- the hutW gene encoding heme anaerobic degradation radical SAM methyltransferase ChuW/HutW, with product MKLETIMQTLSKEEAALQFGYQNVDPLTGAFPHKRVVHAGLTGRPVKADQTQGVWEKIMFSVPEQMAPRSVYIHIPFCQTRCLYCNFFQNAANQAIEDKYIDCLIQEIEASAAVPQMKDGLIHAVFIGGGTPTSLSPQNAKRLLQTIHDCLPLANDYELTLEGRIYDLVPEKMDIWMKHGVNRMSLGVQSFHTHIRRQLGRIDDQETVLKRLAELKAYQQCAVIVDLIYGLPDQDMKLWKEDLELLSASAVDGMDLYQLNVFEESEMNKRIQAGKMSPAADTARQAEMFSFAHDFLTKRAFKRLSICHWTRNNRERSLYNILAKEGRDMFPFGCGAGGSIGGYTTMLHRMLPVYEKLVKEEKKPCMVLMEQSPLQPIINTVLGQLEQGFLDLQRLIQAEPRLSELQWLYKLWEERGLVKYNGILYELTLAGQFWQVNLSQTTVECIQILVTGEKSLAVQKIAAQDGAMKLHPKIQHMPEGHPAIGAGFAKA from the coding sequence ATGAAACTAGAGACGATTATGCAGACTCTTTCAAAGGAAGAAGCAGCATTACAATTTGGTTATCAAAATGTCGATCCGCTGACTGGTGCATTTCCTCATAAAAGAGTAGTTCATGCTGGTTTGACAGGGAGACCGGTAAAGGCAGACCAAACACAAGGTGTATGGGAAAAAATCATGTTTTCTGTGCCCGAGCAGATGGCGCCTCGTTCCGTTTATATTCATATTCCTTTCTGTCAGACTAGATGTTTATATTGTAATTTTTTTCAAAATGCTGCGAATCAAGCGATCGAAGATAAGTATATTGACTGTTTAATACAGGAAATAGAAGCTTCTGCCGCAGTACCGCAAATGAAAGATGGTCTGATACATGCAGTTTTTATTGGGGGTGGAACGCCGACCTCTTTATCACCACAAAATGCAAAACGTCTGTTACAAACCATTCACGATTGTTTACCGTTGGCTAATGATTATGAATTAACGTTGGAAGGACGCATTTACGATTTAGTGCCGGAAAAAATGGATATATGGATGAAGCATGGTGTCAATAGAATGTCTTTGGGTGTACAATCGTTTCATACGCATATTCGACGCCAATTAGGACGAATTGACGATCAAGAAACAGTGCTAAAAAGATTGGCAGAATTAAAAGCTTATCAGCAATGTGCAGTGATTGTTGATCTGATCTACGGTTTACCTGACCAAGATATGAAGCTGTGGAAAGAAGATTTGGAACTTTTGTCTGCATCAGCGGTGGATGGTATGGATTTATATCAGCTTAATGTGTTTGAAGAAAGTGAAATGAACAAGCGCATTCAAGCGGGGAAAATGTCTCCGGCTGCTGATACTGCACGGCAGGCAGAAATGTTTTCCTTTGCACATGACTTTTTGACAAAACGAGCTTTTAAACGTCTTAGCATCTGTCATTGGACGCGTAATAACAGAGAGCGAAGTCTTTATAATATCTTGGCAAAAGAAGGGCGAGATATGTTTCCTTTTGGTTGCGGTGCCGGAGGTAGTATCGGAGGTTATACAACGATGCTGCACAGAATGCTTCCCGTTTATGAAAAATTGGTAAAAGAAGAAAAAAAACCATGTATGGTACTGATGGAACAATCTCCATTGCAACCAATCATAAATACTGTTTTGGGACAGCTAGAGCAAGGTTTCTTAGACTTACAACGATTGATTCAGGCAGAACCTCGCTTGAGTGAGTTGCAATGGCTATATAAACTATGGGAAGAGCGTGGTCTTGTAAAATACAACGGGATTCTTTATGAATTAACGCTTGCTGGTCAATTCTGGCAGGTCAATCTATCACAGACTACGGTAGAATGTATTCAAATCTTAGTAACTGGGGAAAAAAGTTTAGCTGTGCAAAAAATTGCCGCACAAGATGGGGCAATGAAATTACATCCCAAAATCCAACATATGCCAGAAGGGCATCCGGCAATAGGAGCGGGGTTTGCTAAGGCATAA
- a CDS encoding flavodoxin family protein yields MNCIVLYSSRTGNTEKIAKEICSVLPNETPCLSVADAPENLDAYDCVFVGFWVDRGTADAQSKKLLERLHHPKVALFATLGADPDSEHATSSMQNAIALLPSNAMPIHTFICQGKVDPNLIEQMKKMFPTGHPHAVTSEREKLHERASVHPDDRDLQAARNFVVETLKRLENSAL; encoded by the coding sequence ATGAATTGTATCGTTTTATACTCATCAAGAACAGGCAATACTGAGAAAATTGCCAAAGAAATTTGCAGCGTTTTACCTAATGAGACACCATGCCTGTCAGTGGCGGATGCCCCAGAAAATTTGGATGCTTACGATTGTGTTTTTGTAGGCTTTTGGGTTGATCGTGGAACAGCTGATGCACAGTCAAAAAAATTATTAGAAAGATTACATCATCCTAAAGTTGCATTATTTGCTACACTTGGTGCAGATCCGGATTCAGAGCATGCAACATCAAGTATGCAAAACGCGATAGCACTGTTGCCGTCTAATGCAATGCCGATTCATACATTTATTTGTCAAGGTAAAGTTGACCCGAATTTAATTGAGCAAATGAAAAAAATGTTCCCGACTGGACATCCGCATGCTGTGACATCTGAAAGAGAAAAACTGCATGAACGAGCATCGGTGCATCCAGATGATAGAGATTTGCAAGCAGCTAGAAATTTTGTCGTTGAAACATTAAAACGATTGGAGAATTCTGCTTTATGA
- a CDS encoding ABC transporter substrate-binding protein: MLGYDRLVQDIWHESHEDLCPVRCVFCNSLLFRGIVEKVEIKCPKCGTIQLLNHKGDSRIQKRNSPRRQLDKSGDIQNRMVTDSAGRLVEIPSHPRRVVILNSSNLGLYVATGGMPIGRGTSDRLPAILEDKVKDIPEVGIPENPDLKRIVEMKPDLVIGMAFPTYRSLAAVLERKGIPTILQTFSNYASVLEGLCFYGELNGTEKIAEKKIGVIEKHRQQLIEQIGEQPSPRVLVVWSIDGELYAALSTSFVGDMVKRLGGVNVFDLITIKDEKLAYAPLDFETITEIQIDVILFVDHHLSGGENQKNTSLLHSPWQKLNTLQKNRRIYKLPYSLFAVNPGIQMEKALSVLAAFLYEK; the protein is encoded by the coding sequence GTGTTGGGATATGATAGACTTGTGCAAGATATATGGCATGAGTCTCACGAGGATTTGTGTCCTGTCCGATGTGTTTTTTGTAATAGTTTGTTGTTTCGCGGAATCGTAGAAAAGGTCGAAATCAAGTGCCCAAAATGTGGGACAATTCAGCTTTTAAACCATAAGGGAGATAGTCGGATTCAAAAGCGAAATTCGCCGAGACGACAGTTAGATAAATCTGGCGATATTCAAAATCGTATGGTTACGGATAGTGCCGGTAGACTGGTTGAGATCCCAAGTCATCCACGTCGGGTGGTTATTTTAAATTCATCTAATTTAGGATTGTATGTTGCAACTGGCGGTATGCCGATTGGCAGGGGGACAAGTGATCGGTTGCCGGCCATATTAGAAGATAAAGTTAAGGATATTCCAGAAGTAGGGATACCGGAAAATCCTGACCTTAAGCGTATTGTCGAGATGAAACCAGATTTAGTTATTGGTATGGCATTTCCGACATATCGATCATTAGCAGCTGTTTTAGAAAGAAAAGGAATTCCAACTATATTACAAACATTTTCTAATTATGCAAGTGTTTTGGAAGGATTATGTTTTTATGGTGAATTAAATGGCACAGAAAAAATAGCGGAAAAAAAGATTGGTGTGATTGAAAAACATCGACAACAATTAATTGAACAAATTGGTGAGCAACCTTCGCCAAGAGTGCTGGTTGTTTGGTCTATTGACGGCGAATTATATGCAGCACTTTCTACAAGTTTTGTTGGCGATATGGTAAAAAGATTGGGCGGCGTCAATGTATTTGATTTAATCACAATTAAAGATGAAAAATTAGCATATGCTCCGCTGGATTTTGAGACGATTACAGAAATTCAAATTGATGTTATTTTATTTGTCGATCATCATTTGAGTGGAGGGGAAAATCAAAAGAATACATCACTCCTGCATTCACCATGGCAGAAACTAAATACGCTGCAGAAAAATAGACGCATATATAAACTCCCGTATTCTTTATTTGCAGTCAATCCTGGTATTCAGATGGAAAAAGCATTGAGTGTATTAGCCGCTTTTCTTTATGAAAAATAG
- a CDS encoding TonB-dependent siderophore receptor — protein MRKLSSFTRKRLLYVLVGSGLIWQWPYAAAAEEANDPQVDVRETAVSQIEFTLEGMEVTADKETPVKGHVAKYNNVGTKTNAALINIPQSVSVVTREQMDARGATNLTQALEYNAGVTSNQQGTDYRWNSSLVRGFNVDRRVDGLQLVTNQFALWDFEQYGLEQVAVLRGPASTLYGSNAPGGMFNLVSKRPKADQVNEIQIQGGNDDYRSVALDIGGKIDGHDNLTFRLTGLTREQDLPVDYSSFKRKFIAPSLAWNIDPDTTITFQTHYLKDEMKGSDEGNSLYRPNSDFYGRSGRLFLGQPGYTGYQREQYYYGYLLDHRLDDTWSFHQNFRYGKTNTVYNMNWATLQSDKHTVTFDPLIYDDTATSYQLDTYGEAKWKNGTISHQAIVGIDYRHGKLTNRYGAGGSIPAVDLDDLHYGTSWLAPETAVTYKGKVKQTGIYLQDQIDFGEKWSATLNGRKDWYKQNGVNPQNGAITEIDQDAFTGRAGLVYHATKELSPYISYAKSFEPQSGRDRSSQPFVPTTGQQYEVGIQYEPVNMDARFTVALFDLRQQNVLTADPIDTNFSIQTGEIASKGLELEANMVAFKDLRLTASYTILDNKITKSTDAAAIGRRTAGVSKHTAALWLDTAKDKQIQSGWNAGIGVRYIGSRYNTDNSLKLNGVWLADASIRYNTTDWQYQLNVRNLFDKFYEASAFDNTRTFQGEQRTLILTATRYW, from the coding sequence ATGAGAAAACTATCATCTTTTACCAGAAAAAGACTGCTGTATGTCTTGGTAGGCAGTGGTCTGATCTGGCAATGGCCATATGCTGCCGCTGCTGAGGAGGCAAATGATCCTCAGGTAGATGTGCGTGAGACCGCTGTCTCGCAGATTGAATTCACTTTAGAGGGGATGGAGGTTACAGCGGATAAGGAAACTCCCGTCAAAGGTCATGTCGCTAAATACAACAATGTTGGCACTAAGACGAATGCAGCACTTATCAATATACCGCAGTCCGTTAGTGTTGTTACTCGTGAACAGATGGATGCCCGTGGTGCGACAAATCTTACACAGGCGTTAGAATACAATGCCGGTGTCACTTCCAACCAGCAAGGAACCGATTACCGATGGAATTCAAGCCTGGTAAGAGGGTTTAACGTTGATAGACGTGTTGATGGCTTGCAGTTGGTAACAAATCAGTTTGCCTTGTGGGATTTTGAACAATATGGGCTTGAACAAGTTGCAGTACTGCGTGGTCCAGCTTCAACCCTCTATGGCAGCAATGCCCCCGGAGGAATGTTTAATTTGGTGAGCAAACGCCCGAAAGCAGACCAAGTGAATGAGATACAGATACAAGGTGGCAATGACGATTATCGCAGCGTTGCTTTGGATATTGGCGGGAAAATTGACGGGCACGACAATCTGACTTTTCGATTGACAGGGCTGACTCGCGAGCAGGATTTGCCTGTAGACTATAGCAGCTTCAAACGAAAGTTTATTGCGCCTTCTTTGGCTTGGAACATTGATCCGGATACCACCATTACTTTTCAGACCCATTATTTAAAGGATGAAATGAAAGGTTCTGATGAAGGAAATTCTCTTTACCGTCCTAACAGTGATTTTTATGGACGCTCCGGCAGGTTGTTTTTAGGACAACCCGGTTATACGGGGTATCAACGAGAACAATATTATTACGGCTATCTCTTGGATCATCGGTTGGATGATACCTGGTCCTTTCATCAGAACTTTCGCTATGGTAAAACTAACACCGTTTATAATATGAATTGGGCCACTCTTCAGAGCGATAAACACACGGTTACGTTTGATCCTCTTATCTATGATGACACTGCTACATCCTATCAGCTGGATACTTATGGAGAAGCAAAATGGAAAAACGGCACAATCAGTCATCAGGCCATCGTTGGTATCGACTATCGGCATGGGAAACTTACAAATCGGTACGGTGCGGGCGGCAGCATTCCGGCTGTTGATCTCGATGATTTGCATTATGGAACATCGTGGCTTGCTCCTGAAACGGCTGTAACTTACAAAGGCAAAGTCAAGCAAACCGGTATCTATCTTCAGGATCAGATCGATTTTGGTGAAAAGTGGTCGGCTACGCTGAACGGACGTAAAGACTGGTATAAACAAAATGGTGTAAATCCTCAAAATGGAGCAATCACTGAGATTGATCAGGATGCCTTTACAGGAAGAGCCGGACTTGTCTATCACGCAACTAAAGAATTATCTCCCTATATCAGCTATGCGAAATCCTTCGAACCCCAATCCGGGAGAGATCGCAGTAGTCAGCCATTTGTACCGACTACAGGACAGCAATATGAAGTAGGTATACAATACGAACCAGTAAATATGGATGCTCGTTTTACAGTAGCACTCTTTGATCTTCGTCAGCAGAATGTGTTGACAGCCGATCCTATAGATACAAATTTTAGCATTCAAACGGGCGAAATTGCATCAAAAGGATTGGAATTAGAGGCAAATATGGTGGCTTTCAAAGATTTGCGACTAACTGCATCTTATACGATACTCGACAATAAAATTACGAAGAGTACCGATGCAGCTGCGATTGGTAGGCGCACGGCAGGTGTCTCAAAGCATACGGCTGCTTTATGGCTGGACACAGCAAAAGATAAGCAAATACAGTCTGGATGGAATGCTGGCATCGGTGTACGCTACATTGGTTCTCGTTATAATACTGACAATTCACTGAAACTCAACGGTGTTTGGCTGGCCGATGCTTCGATCCGTTACAACACTACGGACTGGCAATACCAGCTTAATGTACGTAATTTATTTGATAAATTTTATGAAGCTTCTGCCTTTGACAACACCCGGACATTCCAGGGAGAGCAACGAACTCTCATTCTGACAGCAACACGATATTGGTAA
- a CDS encoding helix-turn-helix domain-containing protein, whose product MTTNEYSMGNAELAAQLDCIKIEQNNVIEYRLPPEHGDSWLMEAHPSPGLFVTNAFITLLKPMIREYDIRQKGRWLCAVASGVITIFEPGKKARRLKPGIHMVQTGRQPFKIVFDTEAPIWFTSIWLFDEWIDNHLRDKPTETSYNFTDYDSWQFPQYNTPDIVLLFEQLKFALRIASVPLLYYENKIGELLSLIIRNIRYEWFWKRQLKEERRHYVTYQNKKYMLLVKDALDENLLNPPSTKQLTAVANMGATKLRQCFKKTFGVTMDVYVRQEKMKEAMRLLSKDDLSIKNIATAIGYKNCSQFIASFKKVHGFTPNQFRKLFGL is encoded by the coding sequence GTGACAACGAATGAATACTCGATGGGCAATGCAGAATTAGCCGCCCAGTTAGATTGCATAAAGATTGAGCAGAATAATGTTATTGAATATCGTTTACCGCCAGAACATGGTGACAGTTGGCTCATGGAAGCACATCCTTCTCCCGGATTATTCGTTACCAACGCATTTATAACTTTGCTGAAACCTATGATCAGAGAATATGATATTAGGCAAAAAGGGAGATGGCTGTGTGCTGTAGCAAGTGGTGTAATAACCATTTTCGAGCCCGGAAAGAAAGCACGGCGACTGAAACCTGGTATTCATATGGTACAGACCGGAAGGCAACCATTTAAAATTGTATTTGATACGGAAGCACCAATTTGGTTTACCAGCATCTGGCTGTTTGATGAATGGATTGATAACCATTTACGAGATAAGCCAACAGAAACATCTTACAACTTTACGGATTATGATAGCTGGCAGTTTCCCCAGTATAATACACCAGACATTGTACTGCTATTTGAGCAGCTAAAATTTGCTTTAAGAATTGCTAGTGTACCATTATTATATTATGAGAACAAAATCGGCGAATTACTGTCATTGATTATAAGAAATATCCGTTATGAATGGTTTTGGAAAAGACAACTGAAAGAAGAACGCCGCCATTATGTCACATATCAAAATAAGAAATATATGCTTTTAGTCAAGGACGCGTTGGATGAAAACCTGCTAAATCCTCCATCGACTAAGCAACTTACAGCCGTTGCCAATATGGGGGCAACCAAGCTGCGTCAGTGCTTTAAAAAAACCTTTGGAGTAACCATGGATGTATATGTGCGGCAAGAAAAAATGAAAGAAGCCATGCGGCTATTGTCAAAAGATGATTTGAGCATCAAAAATATAGCGACGGCAATTGGTTATAAAAACTGCAGTCAATTCATCGCCAGTTTCAAAAAAGTACATGGCTTTACGCCAAATCAATTTAGAAAGTTATTCGGTTTATAA